GGGGTTACGATGCTGATTTTAGAACCGTAAATACTTGTCTATCTATATTTTTAATGAAGTCTACAATTCTTTGTGAGGCATTACCATCACCATAAGGATTGTTTAAACGACTCATTCTTTCATATCTTTCTTGATTATGTAGCAGGTCTAATGCTTCTGAAGAGATTTTTTGTTGGTTTGTACCAACTAATATTACAGTTCCTGCCTCAACAGCTTCTGGTCTTTCCGTTGTGTCTCGCATTACTAATACAGGTTTACCTAAAGAAGGAGCCTCTTCTTGAACTCCACCGCTATCAGTGATAATCAACTTTGCCTTATCCATTAACCAAACAAACGCTGGGTAAGATAATGGGTCAATTAGGTGAATGTTTTCAACGTCTGACAAAATTTCATATACCGGTTTTTGAACATTAGGATTTAAGTGAACTGGATATATAATTTGAGCATCTGATTTTTCAGCAATTTCTTTAAGTGCTTTGCAGATATTGATAAATCCTTCTCCATGATTTTCTCTTCTATGGCCAGTAACAAGAATCATATCTTTTTCATTGTTGACTAAACCTTTCAGCATTTCGATTTCTTGATTTTCTTGGAGTTGATTTACTTTATTAACGCTAAAATGAAGTGCATCGATCACAGTGTTACCAGTTATTAGGATATTTTGTGCTGGAGTTCTTTCACTTAATAAGTTTTGCTCAGAAGTTGTAGTAGGAGCAAAGTGATAATCAGCAATTTTTCCTGTTAACTGTCTATTGATTTCTTCAGGAAACGGAGCATATTTGTCATATGTTCTTAAACCTGCTTCTACATGACTTACTCTAGCTCCACCATAAAACGAAGCAATTCCAGAAGCCATTGTAGTTGTTGTATCACCATGAACAAAAACGTGATCAGGTTTAAACTCTTCTAAAATGGGTTTCATACCATTGATGATGTCTGCCGTTAATGAATAAAGATTCTGGTTGGGCTTCATCAAGTTTAAATCAAAATCTGGCTTAATTTCAAAGAAGTCTAATACTTGATCCAACATTTCTCTATGTTGTGCTGTAACACATACTTTCGTTTCGAAATCTGAATCATTTTGGAAGGCCTTTACTAATGGAGCCATTTTAATTGCCTCTGGGCGAGTTCCAAATACTAATAAAATCTTCTTCATATTGTTTTTGTTTTCTGCATTTGGATATTTTCTAAAAAGGAATTGCAAAGAGTTGTAGATTGAATACCTAAAAAATAGAATAATATCTTAGAGCGTTTTTGATTGGTGAACAATTGATTGATGATTTATTTAACTAGTTTTTAAGAAAGTCATTTTTAATATTTCGATTGTAAACTTTCAAATTTTGGCTTTCATTGAAAATTCAGACTTCATGGTAGTTTACTATCTAAATA
The Flammeovirga agarivorans genome window above contains:
- the wecB gene encoding non-hydrolyzing UDP-N-acetylglucosamine 2-epimerase, which encodes MKKILLVFGTRPEAIKMAPLVKAFQNDSDFETKVCVTAQHREMLDQVLDFFEIKPDFDLNLMKPNQNLYSLTADIINGMKPILEEFKPDHVFVHGDTTTTMASGIASFYGGARVSHVEAGLRTYDKYAPFPEEINRQLTGKIADYHFAPTTTSEQNLLSERTPAQNILITGNTVIDALHFSVNKVNQLQENQEIEMLKGLVNNEKDMILVTGHRRENHGEGFINICKALKEIAEKSDAQIIYPVHLNPNVQKPVYEILSDVENIHLIDPLSYPAFVWLMDKAKLIITDSGGVQEEAPSLGKPVLVMRDTTERPEAVEAGTVILVGTNQQKISSEALDLLHNQERYERMSRLNNPYGDGNASQRIVDFIKNIDRQVFTVLKSAS